The DNA region CCTAGCATGCACTGCTCGAGGTTGCTTTGGGGGagtttcttttgcaacatgctctGCTGATGGTACAATTAGGCTGTGGGATCTCTCTTTGCAATCTTACATTCCTTTCTATTGCTGCAGTAAGTGCAGGAACTTTTGAACGGGATGCAGTTAAGGCAAATCTTTCAAAATCAGGATTTCGGTCACTCGCTGTTAGTTCAGATGGAAAGCATCTAGCTGCTGGTGATTGCAGAGGAAATCTCCATATATATAACCTCCAAACTTCAGATTACACATGTTTTCAGGTTGAGTTCCACATGAGTTCATTTTGAAACTGTCTTGCAGTAAACTATATCTGAAGGTATTCTGCACATTACTTTTTATGGTCACTTATGTTGTCCACATCATTTCAGGGTGCTCATGATGCAGAGATTCTTACATTAAGCTTTAGCCAGGACATGTCTGATGACATTGCAAAAAACAGCTACTCTAAgagtaaatatttataatttacttttttaatttatcaatttcTCCACTTTAATTAACAATCAAATCCTTGTATACACACCTGTATACACACTTCTGATATGTCAAGGTAaactatataattattttaaacatGTTTTGAGACTTCactcaataattaattttaagtattggTTGTTGAATAGCTTAGTTGTTATTAGATTAAGAAGCAGTTACGTTCACACGGTCATAGCctccatttttctttgtttgacttCATGACTTTTATGTTAGTCCAAGTCTTACACACGGTCCATTTCTTTcagattaatataaaataatatgaaatatgaacatgaaatgttttttcttttcatgatgTCACCATTTTTTATAAGATTATATTCATTCATGCGATCATCTatctatattatttaattaattaatgaatttgtGTGGTTTCTTTGTAGGAAAGGGAGATTTAATAACATGTTCTAAGCAAAAGAATTCAGAGTTATTTCACACGGTTCTTGGAGGCTTAGGACAATTTGGAGTTATAACAAGAGCAAGAATTTCTCTTCACCCAGCACCCACAAAGGTAcgttttcattttaaaaaatataaaaaaatcatttatttttaattttatcttttttaaattaagatttaaagcttaaatttaaaaatttaaaatttaaagttaaaaataatttcaagaaaataatttataattaattgacAGAAAAAATTTAACTATCTAATTGACAGAAATCTGATTGTTTGACATCTCCATTGTAGAAATCTAGGTAGTCATCTATAAAAATGGGGACATTGTAGTTACTTATACCCCTTTTGAGTAAAACTACAATTTTTCCCTCAGTTGCTGATTCTTATGGTAATATTCTTCTGAGACTGAAGTTGATTTCTTGAATAGGTGAATGATTTAATGTGTTATGTGTTTAATATTGAAACACTTTTTGTTTTGAAAGTTTTTGTAGATAAatttaactttgatgaatttttgAGTTTGTGCTATTAATGCTGCTGCATTCTTGTACCAGTTACATCAATTTCTGAATGTGATATATGCTCAATGTGTGAGTTTAAACTGTGATTGCTGCTGAAGCTTTATTCCTATTTGCACTTCATGGTTGGAGTCAGTTATGAGTAATTCATTGAATTAATGCTACTGCAAGCATAATAGTTGTTGTTTAGAAATGATCATTGCAGGTTGAATTCAATAAAGAAATATTGATCGAGTCCATTATTTTTATCCCTTTCTGCTATCGTAGTGCTGTATTTTTGCTCTTGCTAAATTTTAGCTCAGTTTTTGAATTCCTATGAAGCTATGTATATGGTTTTTGTGAGTTTAAGTGTATATGGGTTCATAGGAAAGTTAATTTGTTTGACTGCGCTTGCTGCCCCTATTTGAATATGCATATCAGCTCATATGAAATTATAGTTGCTGCTTTGTCTGAAGTGTTTTGAACTCATATGAGCTGTATATTGCTGCTCTGCTACTCTAGCTTAATGTTATCTGAATCATATGAATTTACTGTTCGCTGTATCTGTTTGAATTTCTCTAAATTCATATGAATTGTTGTTTGCTGCTGTTTTAATTTGGGAACGCTCAATTTACTACCGGAATGCTGtcaaatttttctaaaatctttatGGTATCAATTTCCAATTGCTGCTCTTCTGCCGTGATcatgttatttttttagtatatatgcTTTCTTGGCTTACTATGACTACGTGttccatttaatttttataattacgaatgtcattatgaatatttttttaactacttatctatataattatgcaggataaCAATGAAGATTAAGCAATGAAGAGTAAGCTGACTATTATTGTGGTTTTTTGGCTAAGATAGAGTGCTATTTAGGATCTTTACATGTATGGTTGACTAAtgatttttattagaagatacctTTATTGGCCAAGTGATATTATGGttttgatatggctatgcttaCTTTAATTTGAGTTGTATGAATTTTTACAGTTAATTtcattctagtacttttggatcaatgttataaatatattttggtttgagacaatttttattatataaagaaattatttagtataattatgtttttattttgtaatattcaattcatttatacatgtaatcatattaactattatgttgtattaataattattagataattatatatatatacagaagaaaaaaaagaccaaaggctacacttatatgtacagtagctatagtatagaaaaaaaaatgagacctaaggctacgcttatatacagtagctatagtatacagaaaaaaaaaacgagacctaaggctacgcttatatacagtagctatagtatatcaaaaaaaaaaaaagagggacctaaggctacgcttataaaaagtagctatggtatacaatgggGCTatgctttacaagtgatgcagtagcattgaaaagcgtagcctattctggaagaatgaaagctgaaaagcgtagcctttggtcttgaacagcatcacttgaaaagcgtagcctattcccaaacgccaaaagcgtagcccttggtgtagaaaagtgtagcctttgagaataggcaacggccgaataggaatcactctaaaaagcgtagccgtagcccaaaaagcgtagccgtagcctaaggcatcattttttttcacttttggctacacttttcaagtgtacttgaatgggtgtttttcttgtagtgaaagtttaagtttggtgttgtgatgacatgttacCATGTCATGTTTTCCTATGCTTTTTCACTaattttttacttggttttcatgcattcttaggccacaagtaagccatttgggtagaaattcatgtttccttagattcaatcaaccattgatgaattgatgcattttcatgagtttttgtgccataattgcttatatatcaagaagaagaataactctcatgattatagcatagctttgatacaattgttgattgatgataggaggaataaagcttggaaggaggttgcaagaagatgaagaatgccctggagaagaaccaacgtttgagccaacgtttgatctcaaacgttgaggcaaacgttggctgaagaagaaactcttggaaggcaacgtttgcgccaacgtttgacctcaaacgttgaggcaaacgttggcgcctcacagcttgaaggggtatacttccaacaagaataacttgagctacagaactccaaatgaggtgattcaaaaagcaatggaaagtaggaatcaagagctttccaagaatatatggcactgcatggtggacactaaaattgagggagaaaactgccccgaaagtgcataaacgaacatggtgtcaacctgcagtaaggccagctgacctctgcaacttcgacggagtataactcgagctgtggagctccaaatgatgcgctttaaacggcattggaaagtagacattcagggctttccaacaatatataatagtatggggtggacaatgcttTTGAGCGTCCAGAATCTGGCTTTTTCGAccacatttgaggcaaacgtcgcctcaaacgttgcacaccaaagccagcgaacCTGtcttcttcaaaggagcataacttgagttgtaaatgtccaattgatgtccttctagttgcgttggaaagctgacattcagagctttccaaccatatataatagtctatagtgggcatgaaattgacaacattgacaagaggacaaagaagCGTTCCAAAACTTGAACCCCACGCCtgcaccaacgtttgacctcaaacgtgaggtcaaacgccaatgacagcaaaaTGGCTGGTTCTGCATAATTTagacgaagacgtttgagtcaacgtttgcctcaaacgttgactcaaacgtgaatgctcCAGAGTCCAAATTGCAAGCGGATTTCTTCTCAAAACCAAGGCCATCCggatccatcttcaacccaatttcactccaaagcaagcaaagcccaattgacatcactcaaaggcacaagaaacaatttgattaggaatttcattttctttgtaatttgctttcaatttcattttttattttgtaaaagcctatataaaggcattagtttcattccattaaggaggctggctccagtagggaggagtagtagtagatagctctctgcttgattgctctttacattttcttgttgaattttaatttccagcaccccagcccctttacttttcatgcaatttacttttcttgcaatttaagtttcagctattttactttcttgctctttccttttactgcaatttactttcggcactttaaattccttttaatttcctttctgttggttacacttcacacaattcactcaatgttagcttgactaaactaatcacccattaaagttgcttgattcatcaatccctgtgggatcgacctcactctaagtgagttattactacttgatgcgacccggtatacttgccggttagatttgtgtgtttggaaattctctttccacaaaaacacccatcaattatccggagaataaaaataaaaagaatatttttaaaaaataaaatgttaaaaaacttaattttttattgttgaattttgaatttatatgattaaattcttttatttaaattagaaaatgaaaataaagtccagcaatatctagtacataataaatctgtaaatttattattttatttaatatttaaactaaaaaataatttttttctaatagtaaaataataaaaaattccaacaatatccaagaaataaaaaattgaaaattttatattttttaaattaatttattcttaatttgagaacaagttaaacaaaaaaaaagtcaactgtcaggtgtagcattattcgataaataaaaaattttttaaaaaataaaaaatttaaaaaaaaacttttaatattttatttttaaattatatgagtaaattgtttttatttaaattagaaaaataaattaaagtccagcaatatctagtacacAATAGATctataaacttattattttttaatttttaaactacaaaaataatttttttctaatagtaaaataataaaaaattccaacaatatcaaaaaaataaacaaattgaaaattttaaattttttaaattaatttattcttaatttgtgaacaagtgcagcaaataaaaaaagtcaattgtccgggtgtTACAttttccgatgaataaaaaaatacaaaatatttttaaaaaaattaaaaattttaaaaactaaattttttattttttaattttaaattatatgattaaattttttatttaaattaggaaaataaaataaagtccagcaatatctagtaaacaacagatctgtaagtttattattttttttaatttctaaactaaaaaaataatttttttcaaatagtagaaaaataaaaaatccaaacaatatccaaaaaaaattgaagattttaaattaatttattcttaatttatgaacaactgcagcaaaaaaaagtcaactgtccaggTGTTGCATTATCtggttaataaaattataaaaagaata from Arachis hypogaea cultivar Tifrunner chromosome 10, arahy.Tifrunner.gnm2.J5K5, whole genome shotgun sequence includes:
- the LOC112717570 gene encoding uncharacterized protein isoform X2; protein product: MSLEYLGNILYSEETAIEQDFQKLLALPDAVACQFSGLEKLVVIYGDHSLYIWDIHDVNQPARCFVLVSHSSCIWDIKNLCCENIHDPSLACTARVSAGTFERDAVKANLSKSGFRSLAVSSDGKHLAAGDCRGNLHIYNLQTSDYTCFQGAHDAEILTLSFSQDMSDDIAKNSYSKRKGDLITCSKQKNSELFHTVLGGLGQFGVITRARISLHPAPTKDNNED
- the LOC112717570 gene encoding cytokinin dehydrogenase 4 isoform X3, whose amino-acid sequence is MEQRAGILYLVHSSLSLKKSVTLKVQKAFALSTSGKLVACACNNGAVQLFTPMSLEYLGNILYSEETAIEQDFQKLLALPDAVACQFSGLEKLVSAGTFERDAVKANLSKSGFRSLAVSSDGKHLAAGDCRGNLHIYNLQTSDYTCFQGAHDAEILTLSFSQDMSDDIAKNSYSKRKGDLITCSKQKNSELFHTVLGGLGQFGVITRARISLHPAPTKDNNED